A genomic segment from bacterium encodes:
- a CDS encoding ABC transporter ATP-binding protein: MKDDLLLTARALCKSFPHPGGTVDVLMGLDLDARDGEILAVVGRSGSGKSTLLHVLGGLEAPSAGEVHLLGESLWAGGEAARARLRARSVGFVFQSHHLLPDFNALENVQLAGLIAGLDPARAEHEARTWLERFGLDHRLTHHPVELSGGECARVALARALVPSPAILLADEPTGNLDRLQADRVLADVLGIMAEPGRCLIMVTHDPHLARIAHRVLELEDGRING; encoded by the coding sequence ATGAAGGATGACCTGCTGCTGACGGCCCGCGCCCTGTGCAAGAGTTTTCCCCACCCGGGGGGAACCGTGGACGTGTTGATGGGGCTGGACCTGGACGCCCGCGACGGCGAGATCCTGGCGGTGGTGGGGCGCAGCGGCTCCGGCAAGAGCACGCTGTTGCATGTGCTGGGAGGACTGGAGGCCCCCAGCGCGGGAGAGGTCCATCTGCTGGGCGAGAGCCTGTGGGCCGGCGGCGAGGCCGCCCGCGCCCGGCTGCGCGCCCGCAGCGTGGGCTTCGTCTTCCAGTCCCATCACCTGCTGCCCGATTTCAACGCCCTGGAGAACGTGCAACTGGCCGGCCTGATCGCCGGTCTGGATCCGGCCCGGGCCGAGCACGAGGCCCGCACCTGGCTGGAGCGCTTCGGACTGGATCACCGCCTGACCCATCACCCGGTCGAATTGTCGGGCGGCGAATGCGCCCGCGTGGCCCTGGCCCGGGCCCTGGTCCCCTCTCCCGCCATCCTGCTCGCCGATGAACCCACCGGCAACCTGGACCGCCTGCAAGCGGACCGGGTGCTGGCGGACGTCCTGGGGATCATGGCCGAACCCGGCCGCTGTCTCATCATGGTGACCCATGACCCCCATCTGGCCCGGATCGCCCATCGCGTTCTGGAACTGGAAGACGGCCGAATCAACGGATAG
- a CDS encoding ABC transporter permease, with protein MSGGWEAAVALRHLRGRHHLGFISVVTWFSVLGIFLGTAALILVLAVMSGFESEVQGRIVGLDAHLRVRSWHERGIADHEALAQRLSGLPHLREIHPYVLDKGMLRFRGESEGAVIRGSTPEGLATVLQRPESLLEGSPVVEAREEDGLPGILVGRYLAAGLGVVTGDTLLLLSPTGIVSTYSQPLVRRFQVSGIFELGIYEFDDAIAFISLAEAQSIFRMGSLVTGLEIRLDNVERAGAAKNWLMERLDYPLAAWTWYDMHKNLFSMMKLEKWMMFIMLSLIVLVAAFNIISVLTMVTMERRREIGILKALGADPAAIRRIFVREGLLLGGTGTLLGAALGLFICWLQIRFKLLSLPPDVYFISTFPVELRWPDVVTVVLSALVISLLATLYPAWRASNLHPVEVIRHEG; from the coding sequence ATGAGCGGCGGCTGGGAGGCGGCGGTGGCCCTGCGCCACCTGCGCGGACGGCACCACCTGGGCTTCATTTCGGTCGTCACCTGGTTCTCCGTGCTGGGCATCTTCCTGGGCACGGCGGCCCTCATCCTCGTCCTGGCGGTGATGAGCGGCTTCGAGAGCGAGGTCCAGGGACGCATCGTGGGGCTGGACGCCCACCTGCGCGTGCGCAGCTGGCACGAGCGCGGCATCGCCGACCACGAGGCCCTGGCCCAGCGGCTGTCCGGCCTGCCGCACCTGCGGGAGATCCATCCCTACGTCCTGGACAAGGGCATGCTGCGCTTCCGCGGCGAGAGCGAGGGGGCGGTCATCCGCGGCAGCACGCCGGAGGGTCTGGCCACCGTCCTGCAGCGCCCGGAGTCCCTGCTCGAGGGCAGCCCGGTGGTGGAGGCGCGGGAGGAGGACGGCCTGCCCGGCATCCTGGTGGGTCGCTACCTGGCCGCCGGCCTGGGCGTGGTCACGGGCGACACCCTGCTGCTGCTGTCCCCCACGGGCATCGTCTCCACCTACAGCCAGCCCCTGGTGCGCCGCTTCCAGGTGAGCGGCATCTTCGAGCTGGGCATCTACGAGTTCGACGACGCCATCGCCTTCATCAGCCTGGCCGAGGCCCAGTCCATCTTTCGCATGGGCTCCCTCGTGACGGGACTGGAGATCCGCCTGGACAACGTGGAGCGGGCGGGCGCGGCCAAGAACTGGCTGATGGAGCGCCTGGACTATCCCCTCGCCGCCTGGACCTGGTATGACATGCACAAGAACCTGTTCAGCATGATGAAGCTGGAGAAATGGATGATGTTCATCATGCTGAGCCTGATCGTCCTGGTGGCGGCCTTCAACATCATCTCCGTCCTCACCATGGTCACCATGGAGCGCCGGCGGGAGATTGGCATTCTCAAGGCCCTGGGCGCCGACCCCGCCGCCATCCGGCGCATCTTCGTCCGTGAAGGCCTGCTGCTGGGAGGCACGGGCACCCTGCTGGGCGCCGCGCTGGGCCTCTTCATCTGCTGGCTGCAGATCCGCTTCAAGCTGCTCAGCCTGCCCCCGGACGTGTACTTCATCAGCACCTTCCCCGTGGAGCTGCGCTGGCCGGATGTGGTCACGGTGGTGCTGAGCGCGCTGGTCATCAGCCTGCTCGCCACCCTCTACCCGGCCTGGCGGGCCAGCAACCTGCATCCGGTGGAGGTGATCCGCCATGAAGGATGA
- the lysS gene encoding lysine--tRNA ligase, with product MSIEEGPRLAPVLQQRREKLERLRALGVEPWPIGFTREQRVGEVHARFDEWAEAGSALALAGRLMAMRRMGKASFAELLDGGEKIQLYVQRDAVGADIYDVFKLFDIGDIVGVNGKAFVTKSGERSIEVSHIRLLAKNLHPLPSSKEKDGQVFDEFTDKDQRYRQRYVDLLVNPSTRTVFEQRSRIVSAMRRHLEMAGYLEVETPILQPLYGGAAARPFVTHHNALDMRLYLRIANELYLKRLIVGGFDRVFEFARDFRNEGMDRFHNPEFTQLECYAAYQDYRDMMSLVETLVSGLALELHGTTRVGLRGHEVELAPPWRRATLMDLLREATGEDLLEMDEPELRKLAGRHHVEVEPTAGWSGMVDAIFGELVEPGLIQPVFVCDHPREMSPLARRHREHPRLVERFEAVVAGKELCNSFTELNDPIDQRQRFLEQHALIQRGDAEAHPLDEDFIRALEIGMPPTAGLGIGIDRLVMLLTGAESIRDVIFFPTMRPQGPA from the coding sequence ATGTCCATCGAAGAGGGGCCGCGCCTGGCGCCCGTGCTCCAGCAGCGCCGTGAGAAGCTGGAGCGCCTCCGCGCGCTGGGCGTCGAGCCCTGGCCCATCGGTTTCACCCGCGAACAGCGTGTTGGGGAGGTCCACGCCCGCTTTGATGAATGGGCGGAGGCGGGCAGCGCCCTCGCCCTGGCCGGACGCCTGATGGCCATGCGGAGAATGGGCAAGGCAAGTTTTGCCGAACTCCTCGACGGCGGGGAGAAAATCCAGCTTTACGTCCAGCGGGACGCCGTGGGTGCCGATATCTACGATGTCTTCAAGCTCTTTGACATCGGCGACATTGTTGGCGTGAATGGAAAAGCATTCGTTACGAAAAGCGGCGAGCGGTCCATCGAAGTCAGTCATATCCGCTTGCTGGCCAAGAACCTGCACCCCCTGCCCTCCTCCAAGGAGAAGGACGGTCAGGTTTTCGACGAGTTCACCGACAAGGATCAGCGCTACCGCCAACGTTATGTGGACCTGCTGGTCAACCCGTCCACCCGGACGGTCTTCGAGCAGCGCAGCCGCATTGTGTCGGCCATGCGCCGGCACCTGGAGATGGCGGGCTACCTGGAGGTGGAGACCCCCATCCTGCAGCCCCTCTACGGAGGAGCGGCGGCGCGCCCTTTCGTCACCCACCACAACGCGCTGGACATGCGGCTCTATTTGCGCATCGCCAACGAGTTGTACCTGAAGCGCCTGATCGTGGGCGGCTTCGACCGTGTCTTTGAATTCGCCCGGGACTTCCGCAACGAGGGGATGGACCGCTTCCACAACCCCGAGTTCACGCAGTTGGAGTGCTACGCCGCCTACCAGGACTACCGGGACATGATGAGCCTGGTGGAGACCCTGGTCAGTGGTCTGGCCCTGGAACTGCACGGCACGACCCGTGTCGGCCTGCGCGGCCACGAGGTGGAGTTGGCCCCCCCGTGGCGGCGTGCCACCCTGATGGATCTGCTGCGCGAGGCGACGGGCGAGGACCTGCTGGAGATGGACGAACCCGAACTGCGCAAGCTGGCCGGGCGGCACCACGTGGAGGTGGAGCCCACGGCCGGCTGGAGCGGCATGGTGGACGCCATCTTCGGCGAACTAGTGGAGCCGGGTCTGATCCAGCCTGTCTTCGTCTGTGATCATCCGCGCGAGATGAGTCCCCTCGCCCGCCGGCACCGCGAGCATCCCCGCTTGGTGGAGCGCTTCGAGGCGGTGGTGGCGGGCAAGGAGCTGTGCAACAGCTTCACGGAGTTGAACGACCCCATCGACCAGAGACAGCGTTTCCTGGAGCAGCACGCCCTGATCCAGCGCGGCGACGCGGAAGCCCACCCCCTGGACGAGGACTTCATCCGCGCGCTGGAGATCGGCATGCCGCCCACCGCCGGCCTGGGCATCGGGATCGACCGCCTCGTCATGCTCTTGACGGGGGCCGAGTCCATCCGCGACGTCATTTTCTTCCCGACCATGCGGCCCCAGGGTCCGGCATGA
- the prfB gene encoding peptide chain release factor 2 (programmed frameshift), with product MAILKSDLKRVLKQGELRLGHLRRSLDVDRRQEKANELEARSQAPDFWEQPTQARTILQEAARLKQVVNRYQHVETECRDIADLLELSAEDELEELAQLTRTLEADLDALELATMLCGPDDEKNAILTVHPGAGGSESEDWAGMLLRMFRAFCESQGWKMETLDEQPGELAGIKNASIEISGANVFGYLRSEIGVHRLVRISPFDSQSRRHTSFASVFLYPVVEEEDPEIVIDPSEIRVDTYRASGAGGQHVNKTDSAIRMTHLPSGIVVQCQNERSQSRNRATAMKMLKSRLLAKKRDEEEAKRVVLEGTKLDNAWGSQIRSYVLHPYNMVKDHRTGVETSDTTGVLGGELLRFVRGFLLDPVLNRPRADK from the exons ATGGCGATCCTCAAGAGCGACCTCAAGCGTGTGCTGAAGCAGGGCGAGCTGCGGCTGGGGCATTTGCGGAGGAGTCTT GACGTCGATCGCCGCCAGGAGAAGGCCAATGAGTTGGAGGCCCGCAGCCAGGCTCCGGACTTCTGGGAGCAACCGACCCAGGCCCGCACCATCCTGCAGGAGGCGGCCCGCCTGAAGCAGGTGGTCAACCGCTACCAGCACGTCGAGACGGAATGCCGGGACATCGCCGACCTACTTGAACTGTCCGCCGAGGACGAGCTGGAGGAGCTGGCCCAGCTGACGCGCACCCTCGAGGCGGATCTCGACGCGCTGGAGTTGGCCACCATGCTGTGCGGGCCGGACGACGAGAAGAACGCCATCCTCACCGTCCACCCCGGCGCCGGCGGTTCGGAATCGGAGGACTGGGCGGGCATGCTGCTGCGCATGTTCCGGGCCTTCTGCGAGAGCCAGGGCTGGAAGATGGAGACGCTGGACGAGCAGCCGGGCGAACTGGCCGGCATCAAGAACGCGTCCATCGAGATCAGCGGCGCCAACGTCTTCGGCTACCTGCGCAGCGAGATCGGCGTGCACCGCCTGGTGCGCATCTCGCCCTTCGACAGCCAAAGCCGCCGCCACACCAGCTTCGCCAGCGTCTTCCTCTATCCCGTGGTGGAGGAGGAGGACCCGGAGATCGTGATCGATCCCAGCGAGATCCGGGTGGACACCTACCGCGCCTCGGGGGCGGGCGGCCAGCACGTCAACAAGACGGACAGCGCCATCCGCATGACCCACCTGCCCAGCGGCATCGTTGTGCAGTGCCAGAACGAGCGCAGCCAGTCCCGCAACCGCGCCACGGCCATGAAGATGCTCAAGAGCCGCCTGCTGGCGAAGAAGCGCGACGAGGAGGAGGCCAAGCGGGTCGTGCTCGAGGGCACCAAGCTGGACAACGCCTGGGGCTCGCAGATCCGCAGCTACGTGCTGCACCCCTACAACATGGTCAAGGACCACCGCACGGGGGTCGAGACCAGCGACACGACCGGTGTCCTGGGCGGGGAGCTGCTGCGCTTCGTGCGCGGCTTCCTGCTGGATCCCGTGCTCAACCGGCCCCGCGCCGACAAGTGA
- a CDS encoding SpoIID/LytB domain-containing protein, giving the protein MARTSRSKNARATPWKAAPLIRVLLAERLSKIEIRVQGPFRLETLAGDLLHRLDASDRRWMVRTQNGVPASLRHAVIVTATSDPRAARRVVGRLAAQGYEARIVELGAVQAPDATVRPGRKRYRVVCGSFEDPAAAAELMTHFQNAWRPRLVRERLIPPAGQVEITDASFELDQEVGEGLRIRPEAGGAVTLFRLPCERWPDSPLEDRRFSGDLEFRVDNHGQLAVVNELAVDEWLKGVLPAELETGFPSQAQRAAAVAVRSMALAMLGMRHRNEDWHFCAGGHCFHYSGLTHRDEDCDRAVDESRGEVILCRDEICDAVVHACCGGHGEHKENVWSTPPEAVLRGRPDTAEATTRRVSLAREAAVRNWILNPPADCLCRVTRSQHPALLERSRRTFRWKEVFMRAELEQIVLRKTGVDLGTLYEIVPVKRGVSGRIIELELIGSRHNLRLQKELKIREALAPGRLLSSCFSVHAEQDAEGLPHSFSLCGAGEGHGCGLCQVGAGALAEAGLDCAGILDHYFPGTELIRLYPPTGGPLERT; this is encoded by the coding sequence ATGGCTCGCACCAGCAGGAGCAAGAATGCCAGGGCGACGCCGTGGAAGGCCGCGCCGCTCATCCGCGTCCTGTTGGCCGAGCGCTTGAGCAAGATCGAAATCAGGGTCCAGGGACCCTTCCGTCTGGAGACCCTGGCCGGGGACCTGCTGCACCGGCTGGATGCCTCCGACCGCCGCTGGATGGTGCGGACACAGAACGGGGTGCCGGCCAGCCTGCGCCACGCCGTCATCGTGACCGCCACGTCCGACCCGCGCGCCGCCCGGCGGGTGGTGGGCCGCTTGGCCGCCCAGGGTTACGAGGCCCGCATCGTGGAGCTGGGCGCTGTCCAGGCGCCCGACGCGACGGTGCGACCGGGCCGCAAGCGATACCGCGTGGTCTGCGGCTCCTTTGAAGATCCCGCCGCCGCGGCCGAGCTGATGACCCATTTCCAGAACGCGTGGCGACCCCGCCTGGTGCGCGAACGTCTGATCCCGCCGGCCGGCCAGGTGGAGATCACCGACGCGTCCTTCGAGCTGGACCAGGAAGTGGGGGAGGGGCTGCGCATCCGGCCGGAGGCGGGGGGCGCCGTCACCCTCTTCCGCCTGCCCTGCGAGCGCTGGCCGGACAGCCCGCTGGAGGACCGGCGGTTCAGCGGTGACCTCGAGTTCCGGGTGGACAACCATGGCCAGCTGGCCGTGGTCAACGAGCTGGCGGTGGACGAGTGGCTGAAGGGCGTCCTGCCCGCCGAGCTGGAGACGGGCTTTCCCTCCCAGGCCCAGCGCGCCGCCGCCGTGGCGGTTCGCTCCATGGCCCTGGCCATGCTGGGCATGCGCCATCGCAATGAGGATTGGCACTTCTGCGCGGGAGGCCACTGCTTCCATTACAGCGGTCTGACCCACCGCGACGAGGATTGCGACCGGGCCGTGGACGAGAGTCGCGGCGAAGTGATCCTTTGCCGGGACGAGATCTGCGACGCGGTGGTCCACGCTTGCTGCGGCGGCCATGGCGAACACAAGGAGAACGTCTGGTCCACGCCGCCCGAGGCCGTGCTGCGCGGCCGCCCGGACACGGCGGAAGCGACCACGCGGCGCGTCTCCCTGGCCCGGGAGGCGGCGGTGCGGAATTGGATCCTCAATCCGCCGGCGGATTGTCTCTGCCGGGTCACCCGTTCGCAGCACCCCGCCCTGCTCGAACGATCGCGCCGCACCTTCCGCTGGAAGGAGGTCTTCATGCGGGCCGAGCTGGAGCAGATCGTCTTGCGCAAGACCGGCGTCGACCTGGGCACCCTCTATGAGATCGTGCCCGTCAAGCGGGGCGTCTCGGGCCGCATCATCGAGCTGGAGCTGATCGGCAGCCGCCACAACCTGAGGCTGCAGAAAGAGCTGAAGATCCGTGAGGCACTTGCCCCGGGCCGGCTGCTCAGCAGCTGCTTCAGCGTCCACGCCGAGCAGGACGCCGAGGGCCTGCCCCATTCCTTCAGCCTGTGCGGCGCCGGTGAGGGCCACGGCTGCGGCCTCTGCCAGGTGGGCGCCGGCGCCCTGGCCGAAGCCGGTCTCGATTGCGCAGGCATCCTGGACCACTACTTTCCGGGTACCGAGTTGATCAGGCTCTATCCGCCCACGGGCGGTCCACTTGAAAGGACATGA
- a CDS encoding RpiB/LacA/LacB family sugar-phosphate isomerase, translating into MRRPAVGRHDSGVVLITAERVRREAGAAGGGRLLLPRGRSVLTDEARDLAHRLGVVLEWVEDLPRPVAAEAGENPARRDRVQVALASDHGGYACRLHLARELEKAGYTVRDLGCPDPAPTDYPLWAALLAREVAGGGAARGIMLDTVGVASAMVCNRVPGVRAAACESLESVTSSRRHNDANLLTLGARLGEQACLALALAWLAEPYEGGRHQRRVDMIMALDRPGS; encoded by the coding sequence ATGAGGCGGCCTGCGGTCGGGCGGCACGATTCGGGTGTCGTGTTGATCACGGCCGAACGCGTGAGGCGGGAGGCCGGCGCGGCCGGGGGCGGCCGGCTGCTGCTGCCCAGGGGCCGCTCCGTCCTCACCGACGAGGCGCGGGATTTGGCCCACCGGTTGGGTGTCGTGCTGGAATGGGTGGAGGACCTGCCGCGACCGGTGGCCGCCGAGGCGGGGGAGAACCCGGCGCGGCGGGATCGCGTCCAGGTTGCCCTGGCCAGCGACCACGGCGGCTATGCCTGCCGCCTGCACCTCGCCCGGGAGCTGGAGAAGGCCGGTTACACGGTGCGGGATCTGGGCTGTCCCGACCCCGCCCCCACCGATTATCCCCTGTGGGCCGCGCTCCTGGCACGGGAGGTGGCCGGCGGCGGGGCGGCCCGCGGCATCATGCTGGACACGGTGGGCGTGGCCTCGGCCATGGTCTGCAACCGGGTGCCGGGCGTGCGCGCGGCCGCCTGCGAGTCGCTGGAAAGCGTCACGTCCAGCCGGCGGCACAACGACGCCAATCTCCTCACCCTGGGAGCTCGTCTGGGGGAACAGGCCTGCCTGGCCCTGGCCCTGGCCTGGCTGGCCGAGCCCTACGAGGGAGGCCGCCACCAGCGCCGGGTGGACATGATCATGGCCCTGGACCGGCCGGGCAGCTGA
- a CDS encoding glycoside hydrolase family 2 TIM barrel-domain containing protein: MGHPIHWLVILLLAGCLGAQPHFLPRPGERREAVWLPRLDSLDARVHDLSGTWQWNMAEGPGGGECLVPSCWTGHEGEIRFQRSFTLPEAGVQSSWRLWFGGVSYTCQVLVNGKFLDRHEGGSASFELEIPERFLQFGPPNQLEVLVDNRLSARQSLPLKTQSGDPAHFGGIYREVLLLESPRLTVGDLRWDFPATGDRLQLRLRVRNQELLGLDSLRRAPDLWVDAALRDPAGSLLAAVRLPIQVRPLESQEVELLLTASARLPLWSPDHPDLLELTLSLSQDGRLIHRRRQAIGLKQVDLDKGQLRLNGAPLFLQGMTYVADHPATGMAITAAQLRRDLEAMKNMGVNLVLHMRGAPHPALSQVCDQLGLLLMSELPVWQVPPRLVSRAAFRQAALVQARELVHQSRGSACWLGLSMGSGLDFSTTAARTWIDDLQVLRTEGQFLLAAGGFFTGAGTEGAEALRGLDLLLLESFGQDVQAQLPDLARPVLLSRLGWPVEVGNLAGYEDPYSELHQAWALQSALGQALAAWKSGAADAPAGTIVHGYADWRGGRPQLAAPPGQDPLLVTQGLFTEDRVARASAKEVANLFSGGAPGTLSRGEYQSPHPPAFALVGFGLLILLLIGWRQNNVFGQNLRRSFIHSHGFFTDIRDRRVFQFGQAIFLLVVVSGAMALLGSGWLHLLRKSPFLDRLLGLVVVLDPLLHWIHRLAWNPLESVAQLSLALLGGQILFAIGLRVLGLFSNARFTLRQAITLLAWSSTSLLFTIPIGIVFQPLMLSPAARIPTVFLLAVLISWYLVRLVKALRIAFEGRFYGMFGLMGVLGLATLLLVLFWYERSQSLFEYIDYYRRIHGGWG, translated from the coding sequence GTGGGCCACCCGATCCATTGGCTGGTCATTCTGTTGCTGGCGGGTTGCCTGGGCGCCCAGCCGCACTTCCTTCCACGTCCGGGTGAGAGGCGGGAAGCTGTCTGGCTGCCGCGGCTGGACAGCCTGGACGCTCGCGTCCACGACTTGTCCGGTACCTGGCAATGGAACATGGCGGAGGGACCGGGCGGCGGAGAGTGCCTGGTGCCCTCCTGCTGGACCGGCCATGAGGGGGAGATCCGCTTCCAGCGCAGCTTCACCTTGCCCGAGGCGGGGGTGCAGTCCTCCTGGCGGCTCTGGTTCGGCGGCGTTTCCTATACCTGCCAGGTCCTCGTCAACGGCAAGTTCCTCGACCGCCATGAGGGCGGCTCCGCCTCCTTCGAGTTGGAGATCCCCGAGCGCTTCCTGCAATTCGGACCGCCCAACCAGCTGGAGGTCCTGGTCGACAACCGGCTGTCGGCCCGCCAGTCCCTTCCCCTCAAGACCCAGAGCGGGGATCCGGCCCATTTTGGCGGCATCTACCGGGAGGTGCTGCTGCTTGAGAGCCCGCGCCTGACCGTGGGCGACCTGCGCTGGGACTTCCCGGCCACGGGGGATCGCCTCCAGCTCCGTCTGCGTGTGCGCAACCAGGAATTGCTGGGACTGGACAGCCTGCGCCGCGCGCCGGATCTCTGGGTGGACGCCGCCCTGCGTGATCCGGCCGGTTCCCTGCTGGCCGCCGTCCGGTTGCCGATCCAGGTCCGGCCGTTGGAGAGCCAGGAAGTGGAGCTGCTGCTGACGGCGTCGGCCCGCCTCCCGCTGTGGTCGCCCGATCATCCCGATCTGCTGGAACTGACCCTCTCCCTCAGCCAGGATGGGCGCCTGATCCATCGCCGCCGGCAGGCCATCGGTCTCAAGCAGGTGGATCTGGACAAGGGACAGCTGCGGCTGAATGGCGCACCCCTCTTCCTCCAGGGCATGACCTATGTGGCCGACCATCCCGCCACGGGGATGGCCATTACCGCCGCCCAACTCAGGCGGGACCTGGAGGCCATGAAGAACATGGGTGTCAATCTGGTACTGCACATGAGGGGGGCGCCCCACCCCGCCCTCAGCCAGGTTTGCGACCAGCTGGGCCTCCTCCTCATGAGCGAGCTGCCGGTCTGGCAGGTGCCGCCCCGCCTTGTCTCCCGCGCCGCCTTTCGCCAGGCGGCCCTCGTCCAGGCCCGCGAGCTGGTCCACCAGAGTCGTGGCAGCGCCTGCTGGCTGGGCCTCAGCATGGGCAGCGGCCTGGACTTCAGCACGACGGCGGCGCGCACCTGGATCGACGACCTGCAGGTCCTGCGCACGGAGGGCCAGTTCCTGCTGGCGGCTGGTGGCTTCTTCACCGGTGCTGGCACGGAGGGGGCGGAGGCGCTGCGAGGCCTGGATCTGCTGCTGCTGGAGTCCTTCGGCCAGGATGTGCAGGCGCAGCTTCCCGACTTGGCCCGGCCCGTCCTGCTGTCGCGCCTGGGCTGGCCCGTGGAGGTGGGCAACCTGGCCGGATACGAGGACCCCTATAGCGAGCTGCACCAAGCCTGGGCCCTCCAGTCGGCCTTGGGCCAGGCGCTGGCCGCCTGGAAATCCGGCGCGGCAGACGCGCCCGCCGGCACCATCGTGCATGGCTACGCCGACTGGCGGGGCGGACGGCCGCAGCTGGCCGCCCCACCCGGCCAGGACCCCCTGCTGGTCACGCAGGGCCTCTTCACCGAAGACCGCGTGGCGCGCGCCTCGGCCAAGGAGGTGGCCAATCTTTTCTCGGGGGGAGCGCCTGGCACCCTCAGCCGCGGGGAGTACCAGTCGCCCCACCCTCCCGCTTTCGCCCTGGTGGGTTTTGGCCTGCTCATCCTGCTGCTCATCGGCTGGCGCCAGAACAACGTCTTCGGGCAGAACCTGCGCCGCAGCTTCATCCATTCCCACGGCTTTTTCACGGACATCCGCGACCGTCGCGTCTTCCAGTTCGGGCAGGCCATCTTCCTCCTCGTCGTCGTGTCGGGAGCCATGGCCCTGCTGGGTTCCGGCTGGCTCCATCTGTTGCGCAAGAGCCCTTTTCTCGACCGTTTGCTGGGCCTGGTCGTGGTGTTGGACCCTTTGCTCCACTGGATCCACCGCCTGGCCTGGAACCCGCTGGAAAGCGTGGCGCAACTGTCGCTGGCCCTGCTGGGCGGGCAGATCCTCTTCGCCATCGGCCTGCGCGTGCTGGGCCTGTTCAGCAACGCCCGCTTCACGCTTCGACAGGCCATCACGCTGCTGGCCTGGAGCTCCACCAGTCTGCTCTTCACCATCCCCATCGGCATTGTCTTCCAGCCCCTCATGCTTTCGCCGGCGGCTCGCATCCCCACCGTTTTCCTGCTGGCCGTGCTCATCTCCTGGTATCTGGTCCGCCTTGTCAAGGCCCTGCGCATCGCCTTCGAGGGCCGTTTCTACGGCATGTTCGGCCTGATGGGAGTGCTGGGGCTGGCCACGCTCCTGCTCGTCCTCTTCTGGTACGAGCGGTCCCAGAGCCTCTTCGAGTACATCGATTACTACCGGCGCATCCACGGGGGGTGGGGATGA
- a CDS encoding AgmX/PglI C-terminal domain-containing protein, with protein sequence MSASPAALAAYRKRPFSGLDALTVWLFVIFGLMELAILYVGSQMEVRELSQEEIQEFFATRFRRIEQIKAPEAAAPIAEGLTTPTDVVEEQAEVGQEERAEREVLDRPVERQQGSAQQAEARRGAAAERRASRREAISQELVNSTGGIALVTGSSGGAAARGLVDAAQVTGGGAVSTEGLVGMVTGQAAENARRLKTDGPKGGGSGGVNLQGALTGVDVAVGGGTVGDLLEGGVQTYDRSGKFAGEQARSAEALRAAIAGYSPGLKDCYERQLQRDRGLKGSVLAKFTIKADGSVADVELTQPKWSDPNAGRRVESCLKQKISSWRFDPIDPSMGDFKMGQKMAFGS encoded by the coding sequence GTGTCCGCTTCCCCTGCCGCCTTGGCGGCTTATCGCAAGAGGCCCTTCTCCGGGCTGGACGCGCTGACCGTCTGGCTCTTCGTGATCTTCGGCCTCATGGAGCTGGCCATCCTCTATGTGGGCAGCCAGATGGAAGTGCGGGAACTGAGCCAGGAGGAGATCCAGGAATTCTTCGCCACCCGCTTTCGGCGCATCGAGCAAATCAAGGCGCCCGAGGCCGCCGCCCCCATCGCGGAAGGGTTGACCACGCCCACCGACGTCGTCGAGGAGCAGGCGGAGGTCGGCCAGGAGGAGCGGGCGGAGCGCGAGGTGCTGGACCGGCCGGTGGAGCGCCAGCAGGGCAGCGCCCAGCAGGCCGAGGCGCGGCGCGGCGCGGCGGCGGAGCGCCGGGCCAGCCGGCGGGAGGCCATCTCGCAGGAATTGGTCAATTCCACCGGCGGCATCGCCTTGGTGACGGGCTCCAGCGGAGGCGCGGCGGCGCGCGGCCTGGTGGACGCCGCCCAGGTGACGGGGGGCGGCGCCGTCTCGACAGAGGGGCTGGTCGGCATGGTGACGGGCCAGGCCGCCGAGAACGCCCGGCGCCTCAAGACGGATGGTCCCAAGGGCGGCGGTTCGGGCGGAGTCAACCTGCAGGGCGCGCTGACGGGCGTGGATGTGGCGGTGGGTGGCGGCACGGTGGGCGATCTGCTCGAGGGCGGAGTGCAGACCTACGACCGCAGCGGCAAGTTTGCCGGGGAGCAGGCGCGCAGCGCCGAGGCCCTGCGCGCGGCCATCGCCGGCTACTCGCCCGGCCTCAAGGATTGCTACGAGCGGCAGCTGCAGCGGGATCGCGGGCTCAAGGGCTCGGTCCTGGCCAAGTTCACCATCAAGGCCGACGGCTCCGTCGCCGATGTGGAGCTGACCCAGCCCAAGTGGTCCGATCCCAACGCCGGGCGCCGGGTGGAATCCTGTCTCAAGCAGAAGATCTCCAGCTGGCGCTTCGATCCCATCGATCCTTCCATGGGTGATTTCAAGATGGGCCAGAAGATGGCCTTCGGATCCTGA